From Triticum aestivum cultivar Chinese Spring chromosome 4A, IWGSC CS RefSeq v2.1, whole genome shotgun sequence, a single genomic window includes:
- the LOC123087030 gene encoding uncharacterized protein, whose amino-acid sequence MAPSASMLFLSYHQLHHGPADAPHGKDGAGAGTGGFRFGLGNVFFSLGVLAPKRRDAAGHEGKERPRRAGGEEEEEDEPATLASKFDEAVRLSCWSS is encoded by the coding sequence ATGGCCCCGAGCGCGTCGATGCTGTTCCTGAGCTACCACCAGCTCCACCACGGCCCCGCCGACGCGCCACACGGCAaggacggcgccggcgccggcaccgGCGGCTTCAGGTTCGGCCTTGGCAATGTCTTCTTCTCCCTCGGCGTCCTGGCGCCGAAGCGGCGGGATGCGGCGGGGCACGAAGGGAAGGAGAGGCCGCGTcgggccggcggcgaggaggaggaggaggatgagcccgCCACGCTGGCGAGCAAGTTCGACGAGGCCGTGCGGCTCAGCTGCTGGTCGTCCTGA